A single region of the Anomaloglossus baeobatrachus isolate aAnoBae1 chromosome 2, aAnoBae1.hap1, whole genome shotgun sequence genome encodes:
- the TAX1BP3 gene encoding tax1-binding protein 3, protein MSFIPGQPITTVVQRVEIHKLCQGDNLILGFSIGGGIDQDPSQNPFSEDKTDKGIYVTRVTEGGPAEVAGLQMGDKIMQVNGWDMTMVTHDQARKRLTKKNEEVVRLLVTRKSLQEAMRQSMRP, encoded by the exons CAAAGAGTTGAAATCCACAAGCTGTGTCAGGGGGACAACCTGATCTTGGGGTTCAGTATTGGAGGAGGCATTGATCAAGACCCCAGCCAGAACCCATTTTCAGAGGACAAGACAGATAAG GGCATCTATGTGACACGAGTGACTGAAGGAGGACCAGCGGAGGTGGCTGGCCTTCAAATGGGAGACAAAATCATGCAG GTGAATGGATGGGACATGACTATGGTGACACACGATCAGGCCCGAAAGCGTCTCACTAAGAAGAATGAGGAAGTTGTCCGGCTACTGGTGACCAGGAAATCTCTGCAGGAGGCCATGAGACAGTCTATGAGGCCATAA